The proteins below are encoded in one region of Knoellia sp. S7-12:
- a CDS encoding Na+/H+ antiporter — MNLALTLAAIAVTVILVARLSAPFGLPAPIALLIVGLIASVLPFIPDVSLDPDVVLLGLLPPLLYAAALNTSLVDIRANRLPILGLSVGLVLFTTFGVALLAWWLLPIPFTVAVALGAIVAPPDAVAATAVARGIGLPRRITTILEGESLLNDATALVTLRTAIAAAGLATSHHGFASHGPVSVGSVARDFGLAVVGGVGVGWVVFMLIGLIRKNLTEATSDTALSFAAPFLSYLPAEQLGASGVLAVVTTGLLLAHKSLVLQSAASRLSERVNWASITFLLENTVFLLIGLQLSSTVTDVRASEITLGRAVIVGVAVLVAVLVLRPVWMFPFSYLSGVLGKAERMPSKAASVAVTSWAGMRGVVTLAAALTLPPDTPARPTLILIALIVTVGTLALQSSTLPALARALGVRGPDPREDALQEATVVQAATGAGLRSLDEEPGLDPVVAQELRENAALRVNRIWERLGTLGPSDTEPPTETRRRLRMVMLDAERHELVRIRDEDDVDHEILSSVMNQLDAEEAALTWSMARAARLRDAPLLTPDQVSPGCSHLSSLPDCAVPSTADGCEECLREGETWVHLRICVSCGHVGCCDSSPGQHAGKHFTATRHPVMRSLEPGEAWRWCFVDEVLG, encoded by the coding sequence GTGAATCTCGCCCTCACGCTCGCCGCCATCGCCGTGACCGTCATCCTCGTCGCCCGCCTGAGTGCGCCGTTCGGCCTGCCCGCCCCGATCGCCCTGCTGATCGTGGGGCTCATTGCATCGGTCCTGCCGTTCATCCCCGACGTCTCGCTCGATCCCGATGTCGTCCTTCTTGGCCTGCTCCCACCCCTGCTGTATGCCGCCGCGCTCAACACCTCACTCGTCGACATCCGCGCGAATCGCCTTCCGATCCTCGGGTTGTCGGTTGGACTCGTCCTCTTCACGACGTTCGGCGTCGCCCTGCTCGCGTGGTGGCTGCTGCCCATCCCGTTCACCGTGGCTGTGGCCCTGGGTGCCATCGTCGCGCCGCCGGATGCTGTGGCCGCAACCGCTGTGGCCCGCGGGATCGGCTTGCCCCGGCGCATCACGACGATCCTCGAGGGCGAGTCCCTGCTCAACGACGCCACCGCTCTCGTCACGCTGCGCACCGCGATCGCCGCGGCCGGCCTGGCCACGTCGCACCACGGATTCGCCTCTCACGGGCCGGTGTCCGTCGGATCGGTGGCTCGCGACTTCGGCCTCGCGGTCGTGGGCGGCGTCGGCGTCGGCTGGGTCGTCTTTATGCTCATCGGCCTCATCCGCAAGAACCTCACCGAGGCCACGTCGGACACCGCGCTGTCGTTCGCCGCGCCGTTCCTGTCCTACCTGCCAGCCGAACAGCTCGGCGCCAGCGGCGTGCTCGCAGTCGTCACGACCGGGTTGCTCCTCGCCCACAAGTCCCTGGTCCTGCAGTCCGCTGCGTCGCGTCTGAGTGAACGCGTGAACTGGGCCAGCATCACCTTCCTCCTCGAGAACACCGTCTTCCTCCTCATCGGGTTGCAGCTGTCGAGCACCGTCACCGACGTCCGGGCGAGCGAGATCACACTTGGGCGCGCCGTCATCGTCGGGGTCGCCGTGCTCGTCGCCGTCCTCGTGCTGCGGCCCGTGTGGATGTTCCCGTTCAGCTATCTCTCGGGCGTGCTGGGCAAGGCGGAGCGTATGCCGAGCAAGGCCGCGAGCGTCGCCGTCACCTCCTGGGCCGGCATGCGCGGGGTGGTCACCCTCGCGGCGGCGCTCACCCTGCCGCCAGACACTCCAGCGCGGCCCACGCTCATCCTCATCGCCCTCATCGTCACCGTGGGGACGCTGGCCCTGCAGTCGTCCACCCTCCCGGCCCTGGCTCGTGCCCTGGGTGTCCGAGGGCCGGACCCTCGCGAGGACGCGCTCCAGGAAGCAACTGTCGTGCAGGCCGCGACAGGTGCCGGTCTGCGATCGCTCGACGAGGAGCCCGGGCTCGATCCGGTTGTCGCACAGGAGCTCCGTGAGAACGCAGCCCTGCGGGTCAACCGCATCTGGGAGCGCCTTGGCACCCTGGGTCCGAGCGATACCGAGCCGCCCACGGAGACCCGACGACGGCTTCGGATGGTCATGCTCGATGCAGAGCGGCACGAGCTGGTTCGCATCCGCGACGAGGACGACGTCGACCACGAGATCCTCTCGAGTGTCATGAACCAGCTCGACGCCGAAGAGGCTGCCCTCACCTGGAGCATGGCCCGGGCCGCCCGGTTGCGTGACGCGCCACTCCTCACGCCGGACCAGGTGTCTCCGGGCTGCTCACACCTCAGCTCCCTGCCCGACTGCGCCGTCCCCTCCACTGCCGACGGCTGTGAGGAGTGCCTTCGTGAAGGTGAGACGTGGGTGCACCTGCGGATCTGCGTCTCCTGCGGCCATGTCGGCTGTTGCGACTCGTCGCCGGGGCAGCACGCCGGGAAGCACTTCACCGCAACGCGTCACCCCGTGATGCGCTCGCTCGAGCCGGGTGAGGCATGGAGATGGTGCTTCGTCGACGAGGTGCTGGGATGA
- a CDS encoding Maf family protein, giving the protein MTSPRVPVPLVLASASPARLATLRAAGVEPIVQVSGVDEDAALAAAEAIHGTLSPADVALLLARAKAEDVVRARVEGDETESLVLGCDSVLELDGEIHGKPADSAEATSRWQRMRGRSGVLHTGHWLIDDRDPDDGGTSGVVGATASTTVHFADLDDDEIAAYVATGEPLRVAGAFTLDGLGAPYVSAIEGDPSNVVGVSLPLLRDLLAELQLPWRAIRGPVREST; this is encoded by the coding sequence ATGACGTCGCCGAGGGTTCCGGTGCCACTCGTCCTCGCCTCGGCCTCACCGGCCCGGCTCGCGACCCTGCGTGCGGCCGGAGTCGAGCCCATCGTGCAGGTGAGCGGCGTCGACGAGGACGCGGCCCTGGCTGCGGCCGAGGCGATCCACGGCACCCTCTCCCCCGCCGACGTGGCGCTGCTGCTCGCCCGCGCCAAGGCCGAGGACGTCGTGCGTGCCCGAGTCGAGGGTGACGAGACCGAATCCCTTGTGCTTGGCTGCGACTCAGTCCTCGAGCTCGACGGCGAGATCCACGGCAAGCCCGCCGACTCGGCCGAAGCGACGTCGCGATGGCAGCGGATGCGCGGCCGCTCGGGCGTGCTCCATACCGGCCACTGGTTGATCGATGACCGTGACCCCGATGATGGCGGCACGAGTGGCGTTGTCGGCGCGACCGCATCAACGACGGTGCACTTCGCCGATCTCGACGACGACGAGATCGCAGCCTACGTCGCGACGGGTGAGCCACTGCGTGTCGCTGGCGCCTTCACCCTCGACGGTCTCGGCGCCCCCTATGTGAGTGCCATCGAGGGCGACCCGTCCAATGTTGTCGGCGTGTCCCTCCCGCTTCTGCGCGACCTCCTCGCCGAGCTGCAGCTCCCGTGGCGGGCGATCCGTGGGCCGGTTCGGGAAAGTACTTGA